The window AACCTCACGTTGGAAACAAAGCCCTTGATGATTCAGCATATAATAGGCAGCTTGTGTGTTGGGATGGATTTTTCCAGCGCAGCGCTGTGCTTCAGGGGTAAGAAGGCACCAATGGATGGGATAACGTGTGACTAAGTTGCAGACGTTGACCTCTTCTTCGTCTAGCTTTTTTAACACCTCCTTATACGACCATTTCCATATTTTACCGCCGATAGCATCCCAAAAGGGGCATTGGTTGTCAGCGGTACTGTATCCGCGCATATCGGCGAAGAGAGAATCATTGAAGCGTTCTCTGTTGGCGGCAATAAAAAAGAAACGAGAGAATGAGAGCAGTTTGCCTAGTCCGCCTTTGCGGAATGCCGGGGCAAGGTAAAGTGCGATAAGTTCACTAGCGCCTTTTGAGTAGTGTTTGGGATATAAAAGTGTATGGTTGCATCCTTCCAGAGGCTCTAATTCACCTTCAGGGATATTTTCTAGATAGAAAGTGCAGAAAGGTGTCCGTTCACCTGCGCTGGCTAAAAGGGAACAGGTGCCGACTTTCTCGCCCGTTTCTGTATTTTCCAGAATGAAGGGGTAAATTTCAGATCCCGGAACGGTGATTTTTTTGTTAAATGAGTTAACGCCGTCATCGATCATCTTTTTCAGGCGCGGCATATGGGCGGGTAGGTTGGCAATTCCTAGGGATGCTGCAATTGCAAAATGATGTATGGCTTCAATATCCTCTGCGACAATAGGTCTGACCACAAACATAAGGGTTAAGTCTCCGCAGTTTTTTGAAAAGAATAGATAGAACCTAATTTAAGTATCTGTGTTAGTTCGTCCAAGGCTGCATGTGTTTCGCGTAATAGTTCTGGATCAGCCAGATCACTGGTTTTTAACATATCGCGGTAGTGCTTGTTAATCCACTCTTTTAATTGCTTATAACGGATGTCGCTAAAAAGTACACCTTGATGGATAGAAAGAAGCTCTGAAGGAGTAAGGGAAAGATTAAACCTTAGACAGGCGGGGCCTCCGCCATTGCGCATGCTTTGTGTGAGGTTTATATAGATTACATTGTTGATAGGGACTTTGGGATCTTGGAGCAAGGAGTCTAAGAATAACTTTGTATTCGGATTATCTTGGCACTGCTTAGGAGCAAAGAAAACCATGTTGCCATCAGGCTGCGGTGCAATTTGCGAGTTGAATAGATAGGTGGCTACAGCGTCCTCTAAAGAGACCTGAGAGGCATTTACTCTGCACTCAACAAGAGGAGCGTTAAATAGTCCCCTGGATTTTTTTTGCATTTGTTCCAGCAGATTATCAGTAGAGACAAAGGAGTCTTCGTGATACATAAAAAAAAGTCCGCTGCCAAGGGAAATGACGTCATTATGGAAAACACCGGCATCGATAGCGCGGGGATTTTGCTGGGCATAAATGATATGCTCTTCCAAAAGTTTGTGGAAGCGTGCGACAGATTGTGAAGCTTCGAGAGTTTGCCTAGCAGGAAATTTTGAGGGAAGGAGAGCATTGGGGGTAAGTGCGCTTTGACCGTAGACAAAAAGATGCATCCCTGGAAGATAGGGATCTTTGGAAAAACGGATGTGGTTGGCGGATCCTTCGTCGGAAAATTGACGGTAAGGAGGAAGGGGGTTGTGGATGGTAAAGTAGCTTTCGTTAGAGAAAATTTTTTTAAGAATTTGATAAGTAAAGGGTGCTTCAATGGCGCGGTGCAACTTGCTGATAAGGTTTGCGGGGGTGATATGGACTTTACTGTCGAGGGTATCCGCCGAGGGGGCAAACGTCCCTGAATTAGCCGTAAACATGCAAGCTGCAGATGTGATTGAAGGGATAAGTTCAGGATATTTGCCCGCGCATTCATTCAGGATGGATTTATCACTGCCGGAGAAACCTAAAGCACGTAGCGTAGGGATATGCGGACGTTCATTGGGAGGTAATACAGCTTGATTGAGTCCGGCTTGATATAAGAGGTTCATTTTTTCCAGGCCTTCTAGAGCAGCCGCCTTTGGATTGGAGAGCGTGTCTTTATTTTCTAGGGATGCAATGTTTCCCGGTGAAAGACCGCTGAAATTATGTGTCGGCCCAATCAATCCGTCAAAATTTAGGAGAGGGGAAGGTTGTGTCATGTGGATTCCTTCTGGATGGTAATCCCTTGAGGTAGAAAAGGAGAGGAGGGTATTGCAGCTTCCATCGAAGCCACAGGATAAGCACAGTAGTCGGCAGCATAATAGGCACTGGGACGGTGGTTGCCGCTTTTACCTAATCCACCGAAGGGTGCGTTGCTGCTTGCTCCGGTAAGTGGAGCGTTCCAATTGATAATACCTGCTTTAGCATCCTGCCAAAATTTAGAATATAATTGCATATTATCAGTCAGAATACCTGCGCATAATCCATAGGAAGTATTATTTGCCAAGGCGATAGCATTTTCAAAGGTGTCTGTCCGATAAAGCTGAAGGAAGGGGCCGAAGATCTCTTCGTCTTTAAGACCCGATACTTCCGTACAGTCCAGAAGAATAGGTGAAACAAAAGCGGAGGACTCATTTTCATTGTCTAAACCCATTATAGGCTTAGCGCCCTTTTGCAAGAAGCTATTGTAAGCATCTCGCACTTTTTGTGCAGCTTGTGCATTGATCAAAGGCCCCATAAAAGGGTCATTAGTTTTGCTGGGGGGTCCTATCTGTAAGGCTTTCGACATCTCGACAAGTTTATTGACGAAGGAGTTGCCTTGCTCATTATCTTGTACGATGAGTCTGCGTGCACACGAGCAGCGCTGTCCTGTAGTGATATAGGCGGAATGGATTGTTGTAAGGGCCGCTTGCAAGATATTTTGACAATCCCAAACAATAAGTGGATTGTTCCCCCCCATCTCAAGAGCTAAGATGCGGTTTGGATAATCCAAGCTTTTCTCCAAAATTTTACGGCCTGTCAACCAACTACCCGTAAAGAATAGAGCGTCGATATGAGGGTTTTCGGAAATCGCAGCACCGATGTCGCTGCCTCCTTGAACTAGGTTGAAGACTCCCGGCGGTAAGCCTGCCTCAGCCAAACAGTGGGTGTAAAATGCTGCTGTGGCAGGGGTCAGTTCACTGGGTTTATAAACTATAGTATTGCCGGCAAGCAATGCAGGGATAATATGACCATTCGGGAGATGAGCAGGAAAGTTATATGGACCTAATACTGCTGCTACGCCGTGGGGTTTATGGCGGGTCACAGAAGTTGCTTGGGTAAGAGCGCTATGTGTAAATGCACAGCGCACATCATAAGCCTTATAGGAGATGGCAAATTTGTTGAGGACGGCGTTGAGTTCGCCCCTTGTTTCCCAAAAGGGCTTGCCTGTTTCGTTTGAGATAATTTCGGCGAATTCCTCGCGTTTTTGCATAATAATGCTATGTGCTTGAGAAAGCAGCTCTTTACGCTTAGGAAGCTGCGTTTTTTTCCAAAGGTCTGTTGCTGCGGCAGCAGCTAGTAAAGCGTCTTGGAGCTGTAATATCGTAGCGGAGTTGCCTTCCCATAGGACTGATCCTGTAGAGGGATTTTCCGATTGCATGGAAGATCCTTTCCCACTGATCCATTCACCATTGATATATAGGCTATTTGTGTGCAAGGAGCACCTCTTCAATAAGAGTTTCAATGATAGCAAAGTCGGTGTCTTGCAATACGCCAATAGGAGGCAGCATGCGTATGCGCGTAGGATTGCTGCCTGCGATGAAGGTGATGATCCCAGCTTGGAAAAGGGCTTTGACGATGGCAGTCGTTTTATCTGCAGCGCCGCCATAGGCTGTGAAGGCGACCATTGCTCCTATTCCAAAAGGTCCGTGAAGAGCTTGTGGATGGCGGTTGGATATGCGGTGTAGGAGGGTATGGAATTTATCCTGCAGCTGCATCACCAAACCATTGGGGCCATAGTACGAGCCACTTGTTAGTTCAGTGATGATAGCGATCGATGCCCTGATGGCAGCGGTGCTGCTCGTAAAGGTTTGGCTTAGCAAGCCGGGTTTGGGCGCAAGATGTTTTCTGTAGAGAGTTGCACAGGTTTGTGAGAGTTTTCCTAAAGTCACAATGTCAGTCAGATGGTCCACTTCGAAGTACTGCATTGCAAAAAGGCTGGATGTGCGTCCAAAGGTCTGTACTTCATCGACGATGACAAGGATGCCATCATCTTTTAGTATCTCCATCAATGTGATAAAGAACTCCTTAGTCCCTATATTAAAGCCTCCCTCGCCTTGAACTAATTCAAAACACATAGCAGCATGCTGTTTAGGGTAGCGGTGAAGGTGTGATTTCAAAGCGTTGACAGCTTTTTGGGTGCTTTCTTCCGGATGGGCAGGATCGTAAAAAGGTATATAGTCTACGAAAAGGGCTGTAGGTATCCCTTCACGGAAAAATGCCTTATCAGTAATTTGAGAAGCCGCGATGGTCCTGCCCATGAAGCACCGTTCAAAGGCTAATATGCGATTAGCAGGATAGCGCTTCTGGAAAGCGATCTTCAGGGCATTTTCGTTAGCCATTACTCCTGTTGTAGACAGGAAACAATGATCGAATCCGGAATGTTGGATCAATATCTCCATTAGTTTAAGCGCATCCAGGTTTTGCTGCAGATTGCCTTGCATGATTACATCGCTTAAGGCTGCTTCAAAGACGGAGGCAAGATAGAGGGGATGGCTGTGTCCGAAATAGTGCGGTCCTATGCCGCTGATAAGATCATATTTAATGCTGCCGTCTAATAGTTCCACAAAGGGGCCTTTGCCGCTGCCGCTGCCGATGTAAGGGTGCCAAAGGGGTGCGCCGCGGGCTTTGGAAAATTGATCCAGCCAGTTGTCGTAATCTAATTTCCGTGCAGGGTCGGGCGGCTTGATACCGTGGATTGTACTTTGGCTTTGCTCAAGAGCTTCGATCAGCAGTTTTTTTGCTTGGGCTAAACGGTGGTCTTGTTGCAGTCGTTCGGCAGCTAGCATTTGTATTGGATCAGTCATTGTCAGTACCTGGATGCTTTTGAATGTGTTTTTCAGCAATGAATTCTATCGAAGGGGCATCGGATGCTAGGCTTAACAGCAATGCCGCGCTCAGTTTAGCTCTTTGGGATAAGCTGGGAAGCCATGCCCATTCTTCATCTGTGTGCAGTCCGCCACCGATGACACCTAGTGTGTCCAGGGTGGGAAGTCCCTCGGCAGCGAGGTTGTTGCCGTCGCAAACGCCGCCCGTCTTAGCAGTTTCAAGGGGGATTTGCAGGGTGCTTGCGCACTCCTGCAATCGTTGCAGCAGGTTTGCTGTTGCTTGGTCAAAAGGTTTAGGCGGCCTGCGGCTGCGTATTTGCAGTTCTATAGCAATATCATATTTCTCTTTAATTTTCTGCGCAGCCTCAAGCATACCTTTTTCAGCTTTTTTCATGGATGTTAAGCTGGGCGAACGCACATTAATGTAGCTCTGTGCATAGTCTGGCACAACGTTTGCAGCTTCGCCCCCCATCAGGACCCCTACATTTAACGTGGTCGTTTCCGTGTTGAGCGGATAGATCGCTGTGATCCATTCTGCAAGAGCTACAACAGCATTTTTGCCTTTGTTAAAATCTCTGCCGGCATGGGCTTTTTGTCCGCGGGCTGAAGCTATATAATTTATTGATCCTTTGCGTTCTGTGACTATTGTACCGCCGGGCATTGCGGGCTCAAAGATTAATCCAAAATGGTTTTGCCAAGCATATTGCCGCCATAGTGACTGTGAAGCGACAGAGCCTGTTTCTTCATCGGGAGTGATCAGAATATCCCAGCCGATTTTCCCGGCAAGAGGGCTCCTTTCCAGTGCCTTCAAAGCGTAGATCATGACAATCAGGCCGCCTTTCATATCTGCAGTTCCGGGACCGATAATTTTATCAGGGGCCGCTAATCGACATTTTTGAAATGGGGATGATTTAGGGAACACCGTATCCATATGCCCCCCAAGCAGAATTCTCAAGGGCGCTTTGGGGTAGCGGCGTATTAGAAGTGCATTGGCATTCTTTTTTAATGTTGTTTCCCCGTTAGTATGAAGTTCAGGTGTAAGTGGAAGTTCGAGTGTGCTGCGCTCACCTCGTAAATCTGCTGTTGCATCCAGAAGAATTTGATGCACATGCGAGAGCCCTTCCAAGTTGTCGCTTCCGGAGTTTTGATCTGCGAGTTTTATCAGCAGTTCTTCCATCATATGCTGTTGTGTATCAATCCAATCAAGGTAAGTGGAATATTCTTTGGGAATGGGCATGCTCCTATAACTCTTAACTTTAAATTTATAAGTTAATTTAAATAATATAAAAAAAATGCACAACTAATTCCCTTCCTAGAAAATAGGCTGATCCGCTAATTTGACCAACATTGGTAGCTCATCTTAAGGAGATTGCCTTCCATGGACAACGAAATTTGTGAACGAATAAAAAAAGAGCTTTCGCAAAAACATGAGTGTTACGTGCTTATTACTTGCGGAAAGCCGAATTCGAATGGGGATATGGAAGTAAGCTTTAGTTACGGCGGAGACGCAGATTTAGCTTCTTATCTAATACAAGGTGCACAGTCATACATGGATGAAGAAGATGAGCGCACTCCCGCTTATTGTTAATACATCATGTTAATGTTATCTTTCCAAAGTGGCGATTCATACTACGCAATTTCCGGTGATGCAGTCATTGAAGTTGTTCCTAGTGTAAAGCTATTTGTTTTGCCCACAGCTCCCTCCCAAGTCGTGGGATTACTCAACTATGGGGGGGGTCCTCTACCCGTTATTGATTTTTCTATTTTAATGGAATCACGCCCCTCGAGAGAGGCGCTGCATACACGTATTATCATCCTTCAGGGAGAGGTAGATGAAAAACCATTTATGATTGGTCTTCGCGCTGAAAAAGTCACAGAAGTCTTCGACGGAAATCTCGAAGACTTTCAAGATAAAGGAATTACAAACAATAAATGGCCCTTTTTAGACGGCGTAATGGCTAAATCTAATCAAGTAATCCAACGGATCGATGCAGAAAAACTTTTTGAATGGTATAGCAATGTTGTACAGAAAGGTATTGAATCCGCAATGGAAAATATTGAATTATGGAGTCATTAAAGCGCATATGTTTACTATTTGAGCAAAGGCTTGGCTATAATACACACTATCTTGCCGATTCGCTCTGGGAAAGAGCGATTAAAGAGCGCATGAAAGAACTGCTGTATGAAGACGAGAAGCTTTACTATAATTACTTGGCCACGAATGAAGCCGAATTTCAACATCTGACAGAAAAAATTGTGGTGATAGAGACATGGTTTTTTCGCGATTCAGCAGCTTATGATTACCTGGTGGAATGGTTGAAAACCTTTTTGAATAAAGGCAACACCCGTATGGTGCGCATTCTTAGCGTTCCATGTTCTACCGGTGAAGAACCTTATTCTATTGCCATTGCACTGCAAGATGCAGGCATCCCTTCCTCCCAATACCTTATTGAAGGCGTCGATATCAGCAGAGAATTGATAGAGAGAGGACTGAAAGGGGTGTATAGCAAAAACTCCTTCAGAAACCTTAAAGAAAAATACTTCAAAAATTATTTCGTCAAAAAAGGCGAAAACTACTCAATAATAACCGACGTACGTTCACAAGTTTTCCTTAGACATGGCAATGCAATGCTGGAAAGTACTTATCCTCAGAATGTTGCTTATGATGCTATCTTCTGCCGCAACCTAATGATTTATCTTGATACCGCTTCGCAAAAAAAACTTTTTGCCATCCTTGCCAAAAAGTTGAAGCCTGAAGGAAGGTTATTCGTTGCCCCATCAGAATTAGAAGCCGCTCGAATCAATGGTTTCCAGGCAATGGGAACTCCTCAAGCATGCGCTTTGCGTTACAATTATGATGAAACACCTACACCAGTAAAACAATCCCAACATCTAAGCGCGAAAGAAGCTGAAGCCATCCTCATGTCGTTCAGCATCCCATTAAACCGTAGAAAAAGTATGAATAGGATGAAAGAGGCAATGGCATTGGCTGATAACGGTAGTTTCAAGAAAGCTGAAATACTTTGCCAAGAGCATCTGAAAGAAAATAAAGACGATCCGGAAGCCTTTTACCTCCTCGGGCTCATCTGTCAAGCATGCTCTGATTTTCCGAAAGCTGAAGAATATTTTACTAAGACTTTATATTTAGCACCTGAACATTATGAAGCCTTAATACATATGTCTCTCATCATGGAAAGGCATGGCGACCACGACCGCGCGTCCGTTTTTAAAAAAAGGGCGCAAAGACAACATAATAAAAGTGTATAACCCATGCCTGAACCCCTAGATCTGTTAACACAGTCTACAAGTAATTATGCTGAGAAGCTGTTAGACAGGGTGCCTGAAGCTTCGTACATGGCTATGTGGGAAGATTTGCTCAGGAAGACCAAAGTTGCTCAGGATGAAACACAGGAAAGCTCCCTGCTACTTTTCCGTTTGGGAGTGGAATGGCTAGGTATTTCAACCA is drawn from Parachlamydiales bacterium and contains these coding sequences:
- the astD gene encoding succinylglutamate-semialdehyde dehydrogenase, coding for MHTNSLYINGEWISGKGSSMQSENPSTGSVLWEGNSATILQLQDALLAAAAATDLWKKTQLPKRKELLSQAHSIIMQKREEFAEIISNETGKPFWETRGELNAVLNKFAISYKAYDVRCAFTHSALTQATSVTRHKPHGVAAVLGPYNFPAHLPNGHIIPALLAGNTIVYKPSELTPATAAFYTHCLAEAGLPPGVFNLVQGGSDIGAAISENPHIDALFFTGSWLTGRKILEKSLDYPNRILALEMGGNNPLIVWDCQNILQAALTTIHSAYITTGQRCSCARRLIVQDNEQGNSFVNKLVEMSKALQIGPPSKTNDPFMGPLINAQAAQKVRDAYNSFLQKGAKPIMGLDNENESSAFVSPILLDCTEVSGLKDEEIFGPFLQLYRTDTFENAIALANNTSYGLCAGILTDNMQLYSKFWQDAKAGIINWNAPLTGASSNAPFGGLGKSGNHRPSAYYAADYCAYPVASMEAAIPSSPFLPQGITIQKEST
- a CDS encoding hydrolase; its protein translation is MPIPKEYSTYLDWIDTQQHMMEELLIKLADQNSGSDNLEGLSHVHQILLDATADLRGERSTLELPLTPELHTNGETTLKKNANALLIRRYPKAPLRILLGGHMDTVFPKSSPFQKCRLAAPDKIIGPGTADMKGGLIVMIYALKALERSPLAGKIGWDILITPDEETGSVASQSLWRQYAWQNHFGLIFEPAMPGGTIVTERKGSINYIASARGQKAHAGRDFNKGKNAVVALAEWITAIYPLNTETTTLNVGVLMGGEAANVVPDYAQSYINVRSPSLTSMKKAEKGMLEAAQKIKEKYDIAIELQIRSRRPPKPFDQATANLLQRLQECASTLQIPLETAKTGGVCDGNNLAAEGLPTLDTLGVIGGGLHTDEEWAWLPSLSQRAKLSAALLLSLASDAPSIEFIAEKHIQKHPGTDND
- a CDS encoding aminotransferase class III-fold pyridoxal phosphate-dependent enzyme; its protein translation is MTDPIQMLAAERLQQDHRLAQAKKLLIEALEQSQSTIHGIKPPDPARKLDYDNWLDQFSKARGAPLWHPYIGSGSGKGPFVELLDGSIKYDLISGIGPHYFGHSHPLYLASVFEAALSDVIMQGNLQQNLDALKLMEILIQHSGFDHCFLSTTGVMANENALKIAFQKRYPANRILAFERCFMGRTIAASQITDKAFFREGIPTALFVDYIPFYDPAHPEESTQKAVNALKSHLHRYPKQHAAMCFELVQGEGGFNIGTKEFFITLMEILKDDGILVIVDEVQTFGRTSSLFAMQYFEVDHLTDIVTLGKLSQTCATLYRKHLAPKPGLLSQTFTSSTAAIRASIAIITELTSGSYYGPNGLVMQLQDKFHTLLHRISNRHPQALHGPFGIGAMVAFTAYGGAADKTTAIVKALFQAGIITFIAGSNPTRIRMLPPIGVLQDTDFAIIETLIEEVLLAHK
- a CDS encoding chemotaxis protein CheW, which gives rise to MLMLSFQSGDSYYAISGDAVIEVVPSVKLFVLPTAPSQVVGLLNYGGGPLPVIDFSILMESRPSREALHTRIIILQGEVDEKPFMIGLRAEKVTEVFDGNLEDFQDKGITNNKWPFLDGVMAKSNQVIQRIDAEKLFEWYSNVVQKGIESAMENIELWSH
- a CDS encoding arginine N-succinyltransferase, translated to MFVVRPIVAEDIEAIHHFAIAASLGIANLPAHMPRLKKMIDDGVNSFNKKITVPGSEIYPFILENTETGEKVGTCSLLASAGERTPFCTFYLENIPEGELEPLEGCNHTLLYPKHYSKGASELIALYLAPAFRKGGLGKLLSFSRFFFIAANRERFNDSLFADMRGYSTADNQCPFWDAIGGKIWKWSYKEVLKKLDEEEVNVCNLVTRYPIHWCLLTPEAQRCAGKIHPNTQAAYYMLNHQGLCFQREVSILDGGPIIMSQMDAIKCITHSKIATVSKILGTLETHSEVLLCNENPFRVCHTTIQIEDSGNGDLIHVDAPTAKALKLDVGTQVRYYI
- a CDS encoding CheR family methyltransferase translates to MESLKRICLLFEQRLGYNTHYLADSLWERAIKERMKELLYEDEKLYYNYLATNEAEFQHLTEKIVVIETWFFRDSAAYDYLVEWLKTFLNKGNTRMVRILSVPCSTGEEPYSIAIALQDAGIPSSQYLIEGVDISRELIERGLKGVYSKNSFRNLKEKYFKNYFVKKGENYSIITDVRSQVFLRHGNAMLESTYPQNVAYDAIFCRNLMIYLDTASQKKLFAILAKKLKPEGRLFVAPSELEAARINGFQAMGTPQACALRYNYDETPTPVKQSQHLSAKEAEAILMSFSIPLNRRKSMNRMKEAMALADNGSFKKAEILCQEHLKENKDDPEAFYLLGLICQACSDFPKAEEYFTKTLYLAPEHYEALIHMSLIMERHGDHDRASVFKKRAQRQHNKSV
- the astB gene encoding N-succinylarginine dihydrolase, which encodes MTQPSPLLNFDGLIGPTHNFSGLSPGNIASLENKDTLSNPKAAALEGLEKMNLLYQAGLNQAVLPPNERPHIPTLRALGFSGSDKSILNECAGKYPELIPSITSAACMFTANSGTFAPSADTLDSKVHITPANLISKLHRAIEAPFTYQILKKIFSNESYFTIHNPLPPYRQFSDEGSANHIRFSKDPYLPGMHLFVYGQSALTPNALLPSKFPARQTLEASQSVARFHKLLEEHIIYAQQNPRAIDAGVFHNDVISLGSGLFFMYHEDSFVSTDNLLEQMQKKSRGLFNAPLVECRVNASQVSLEDAVATYLFNSQIAPQPDGNMVFFAPKQCQDNPNTKLFLDSLLQDPKVPINNVIYINLTQSMRNGGGPACLRFNLSLTPSELLSIHQGVLFSDIRYKQLKEWINKHYRDMLKTSDLADPELLRETHAALDELTQILKLGSIYSFQKTAET